The nucleotide window CGCATGCAGTTCGACCAGTTCCTGCGCATGATGCAGGGTGGCGCACAGTTTGGCGGTGGCTATCAGCAACAGCAGTCGTCTGGCGGCGGCTGGCAGCAGGCACAGCGTGGCCCGACGCTGGAAGATGCCTGTAACGTGCTCGGCGTGAAGCCAACGGATGATGCCACCACCATCAAGCGCGCCTATCGTAAGCTGATGAGTGAACATCACCCGGACAAACTGGTGGCGAAAGGTTTACCGCCAGAGATGATGGAGATGGCGAAGCAAAAAGCGCAGGAAATCCAGAAAGCGTACGAGCTGATAAAAGAGCAGAAAGGTTTTAAATAAAAAATGGCCCGACAGCGTCGGGCCATTTTTTTAGAAGTCCACCGGGGCTTTAAACGTCATGGCGTTACCAAAAACCGGATGGGTAATGGTGAGCGTTTGCGCATGCAGCTGCAAACGGCTCGCCATCGCCAGCGCTTCTGGCGGGGCGTAGAAACGGTCTCCCAGAATCGGGTGACCCAGCGCGAGCATATGCACGCGCAGCTGGTGTGAGCGTCCGGTGATCGGCTTCAGCAAGACGCGCGCGGTGTTATCCGGCGCGTACTCCAGCACTTCATATTCGGTTTGGGCAGCCTTGCCGGTTTCATAACAGACTTTCTGCTTCGGGCGGTTAGGCCAGTCACAAATCAGCGGTAAATCCACCAGTCCTTCCGCTTGTGCCGGGTGGCCCCAGACACGCGCGACATACTGCTTTTTCGGCTCGCGCTCGCGGAACTGACGCTTCAGCTCGCGTTCCGCCTCTTTGTTCAGAGCCACCACAATCACGCCGCTGGTGGCCATGTCCAGTCGGTGAACGGACTCAGCCTGAGGATAATCACGCTGAATACGCGTCATCACGCTGTCTTTGTGCTCATCCAGTCGCCCCGGCACGGACAACAGGCCGCTCGGCTTGTTGACCACCATGATGTGTTCATCCTGATACAGAATGACCAGCCAGGGATCCATCGGTGGATTGTAGGGCTCCATTACCATCTTGCGCTCCGTTTACTGATGCGTCACAACGATAAGACGCAGGGCATCCAGACGCCAGCTTGCCTGATTCAGGCTTTCCAGCACCTGCTGACGGTTACTTTCGATTGCAGCCAGTTCATCGTCACGGATGTTTGGGTTCACTGCCTTCAACGCTTCCAGACGTGACAGCTCCGCAGAGAGTTTCTCGTCGGCTTCGGTGCGTGCGGCATCAATCAGCGCTCTGGCCGCTTTTTCTACCTGGGTTTCGCCCAGTTGCAGAATGGCGTGTACGTCCTGCTGTACCGCGTTGACCAGCTTGCTGCCCGTATGGCGGTTTACCGCGCTCAGCTGACGGTTAAAGCTTTCGAACTCGACCTGGGCTGCCAGGTTGGTGCCGTTTTTATCCAGCAGCAGACGCACTGGCGTTGGCGGCAGGAAGCGGGTGAGCTGCAGCTGTTTTGGTGCCTGCGCTTCCACAACGTAGATCAGCTCCACCAGCAGAGTACCCACTGGCAGCGCTTTGTTCTTCAGCAGCGAAATGGTACTGCTGCCGGTGTCGCCAGAGAGGATCAGATCCAGTCCATTGCGGATCAGCGGGTGCTCCCAGGTAATAAACTGGGCATCTTCGCGGGACAGCGCCACATCACGTTCAAAGGTGATGGTGCAGCCATCTTCCGGCAGGCCAGGGAAATCCGGTACCAGCATATGATCGGACGGGGTCAGAACGATCATGTTCTCGCCACGATCGTCCTGGTTAATGCCGACGATGTCGAACAGGTTCATGGAGAAGCTGATCAGGCTGGTGTCATCATCCTGTTCTTCAATGCTTTCAGCCAGTGCC belongs to Enterobacter cloacae and includes:
- a CDS encoding pseudouridine synthase translates to MVMEPYNPPMDPWLVILYQDEHIMVVNKPSGLLSVPGRLDEHKDSVMTRIQRDYPQAESVHRLDMATSGVIVVALNKEAERELKRQFREREPKKQYVARVWGHPAQAEGLVDLPLICDWPNRPKQKVCYETGKAAQTEYEVLEYAPDNTARVLLKPITGRSHQLRVHMLALGHPILGDRFYAPPEALAMASRLQLHAQTLTITHPVFGNAMTFKAPVDF